The genomic interval TACCCGAAAGGAAGTGTTTTACTGAGCGAAGGAGAAATCTCTTCGGAAGCATATTTTGTTCTGGATGGTTGTGTGCGTCAATATTTCCTGGTAGACGGGGAAGAAAAGACCAACAATTTCTTTACGGAAGAGCAATGGGTTATTTCCATGCAGAGTATGACATACAATTCGCCTTCCAAACATTTCCTGGCATGTATAGATGAATGCACGCTGGTTGTTGGCAACAGGGAGAAAGAAGAACTCCTTTATTCTCAATTCCCGAAACTGGCAACGATTTCACGAAAAGTAATGGAAAAAGTATTTGCCGAACAACAAGAGCTTTCAGGTTCTTATTTTACAGACACTCCAGAAGAACGCTATTTGAATCTGATACACACCAGACCTGAATTGTTGCAACGAGTTCCACAATATATTATAGCTAGCTATATAGGAGTAAAACCAGAGTCATTAAGTAGAATCAGAAATAGGCTATGGCTTTGAAATAAAGTCTCAACTAGTTGGTATGACTTGAATTACCACATTGCCTTTTTTATGCCCCAAATCAACATATTCATGTGCTTGCGCGATTTCATTCAATGAAAAAACACGATCTACTATTGGAATATAACTTCCTGTTTCAATCAATTCATTCAGAAAATTCATTCCATGAATCGATTCTTTAATGACACCTGTAAGAACTTTTTTACCAAATAATCTAGAAAATCCAGCACGAAGCATTCCTGAAAGACCAGCTGCTCCCAAAATCAATGTTCCACCTTTTTTAAGATGCTTGATACTTTGCGAAAAACGCAACTTATTGACAGCTTCGTAAATAACATCGTAAGACTCATCGTAAATGGACAACTCTTCTTTTTGATAATTAATCACTTTATCAGCTCCAATTCGATTCATTAATTCAGTATTCGCTCCACTACAAACCGCTGTTACTTCAGCTCCAAAATGCTTTGCCAATTGTACAGCTGCCGAACCAACAGCTCCTGAAGCTCCATAAACCAAGACTTTTTGTCCGACCTGAATGTTTGCTTTTTGAATGAAATGCAAAGCTGTCATCGCACCAAAAGGAATACTAGCAGCTTGTAAATGCGTTAATGATTGTGGTTTATGGGCAATCACCCCACTTTCAGGAAGTGTTTTAAATTCAGCGTACGCCCCAAAACCCATTCCTGTTGAACCAAAAACGGAATCTCCCACTTTAAATTGATGAGCTCCAGAACCAATTCCAACCACTTCACCTGAAAATACACCTCCCAAAATTGGTTGTCTTGGTTTTGAAAAACCAAAAATGAGTCGAACTGCCCAAGGATCGGCCTTCCGAATCCGAACGTCACCTGAATTTACTGCCGTTGCGTGAATTCGAATTAATAATTCACCTTCCTTTGGGGTTGGTTGTTGAATTTCGACGACTTTTAAGACTTCTGGAGCTCCATAAGCCGTGCAATAAACTGCTTTCATGTTCTTCTATGATTTGTGTTGAACACAAAAGTAAAGTAGTGGATTTTGGAATTCATTGACTTCGGTTAAGAAATATAAGAGTGTATCTATCGCATTTCTTGTCGAGTTCCTTCATCAAAGCTTGTATCAACTGGCTCCCACAATTCAATCCGGTTTCCTTCAGGATCTAAAATATGAACAAACTTTCCGTATTCATACGTTTCGATATTATCGCAAATAACGGTTCCCATCGTTTGAAGATGAACCAACAAACTCTCAATTCCCTCTACCCGAAAATTAATCATCGCTTGCTGATTTCCATCGCCAAAATAATCCGAATTTTCTGGGAAAGTTCCCAGTTGTAAATACCCTCTCGGATTCGAATTCCCATTAAAGGCGAACAAAACGCCATAATCATTTGGATTGAGACTCAATGCTTCCTTGTACCAGTTTCTCATAGCTTTTTCATCCTTAAACTTGAAGAAAATTCCGCCTATTCCAATTGCTTTTCCCATAATGATTCAAAATCTAAATATCACGAATATAATTCCCAAATCCTATTCTTTCTTTTGAATTAACTAATTTTAAAAAATGGCAAAAAAAGCAATTATTATTGGGGCTGGAATCGCTGGAATTGCTAGTGCTATCCGGTTAACTCAAAAAGGATATAGTGTTTCTATTTTTGAATCAAATGGATATGCAGGAGGGAAATTAACGACACTTCAACTTGGCAATTACCGATTTGATGCTGGTCCGTCTCTTTTTACACTTCCCCATTTAGTGGATGAACTTTTCGAAGTTGCAGGAAAGGATCCACGTGATTATTTCAATTATCAGCAACTGGAAATGCTCTGTCATTACTTCTACGAAGATGGAACCGTTCTTCATGCTTTTGCGGATCAAGAAAAGTTAATTAAAGAAGTTGAATCAAAGCTAAATATTGACTCTAAACCATTGAAAGAGTATTTGAATCACAGCGAAATCATTTTCGAGCGAACAAGGCATTCATTTTTAGAAAAATCGCTTCACAAATTCAGTTCATATATTTCCTTAGATATTCTAAAAACGGTTACCTCTATGCGGAAACTGAATCTCTTTGAGACAATGCATGAAGTAAATGAGAAGAGCTTGAATCATCCAAAACTCGTGCAACTGTTTGATCGATTTGCAACGTACAATGGTTCCAATCCGTATAAAGCTCCTGGAGTTTTAAACAGTATTCCTCACCTAGAATTTGGAATTGGTTCGTTCTTTCCAACTGAAGGAATGCATGAAATTTTGAAGGCTTGCATGAAGTTGGCACAGGAACTTGGAGTTGAATTCCACTTCAATGAAGAGGTGAAAACCATTCAAATAAAGAACCGGAAAGTAACCGGAATTGAAACAGAAACTGGAATTCACACAGCCGAATTGATTCTCAGTAATTGCGACGTGAAACAAACCTACAAGCAATTAATTCCAAACCAAAAAGCTCCTGAAAAAACAATGAATCAGGAACCAAGTAGTTCGGCACTTATTTTCTACTGGGGAATTCAAAAATCCTTTCCAGAGTTGGATGTCCACAACATCTTGTTTAGTGACGATTATAAAAAAGAATTCAATGCTATTTTCGATGATTCGACAGTTTCTGATGATCCTACGGTCTACATTCATATTTCATCGAAAATAGTTTCAGAAGATGCACCTATAGGTTCTGAAAATTGGTTTATCATGGTGAATGTACCTAGTAATCAAGGTCAAGATTGGGAGAAATTGCGTTTGAAAGTGAGGCAACTTTGCATTGAAAAAATAAACCGTATTCTCAAAACAGATATCGAGTCACTGATTGAAGAAGAAGATTATTTAGATCCCATCCGCATTTCAGAACGCACCAATAGTTTTGGCGGAGCTCTTTATGGAGCAAGCTCAAACGAGCGAATGGCGGCTTTTTTCAGACATCCCAATTTTTCGAAAGTGAAAGGGTTGTATTTCGCTGGTGGAAGTGTTCATCCAGGTGGCGGAATTCCACTTTGTCTGCTTTCTGCAAAAATTGCAACAGATTTAATTCCGAATGCATAAAGGAAACAAAAAAACTTATGCACAGTATATCTATCGGTTATGTAAATGAATACAAAACCACTATTGAATAGAAATTAATTATTTCCCACAAATGTGCAAATATCTGAGGCGCTTACCAGTCACCTCTTTGTCTAACAACAGTATATAATTATTGTTTTACATCTGTTTAAAAGCGAGTGAGGTAGCCGAGCTAATAATTTGTGCATTTGTGGGAAACATAAGTATGGGTAACGAATTGTGATGCATGCTCTCCCCGCCCGAAATTCGAAATTCGCAATTAAATTGATTAATTTGCAGAAAAAATAAATTCCCGGTGAAAAACATTTTACTCGTCGAAGATGACGCCATTTTGAGTCGAAATATCAGCGATGCCTTGCTTGAAGAGAATATGCAGGTTGAATTTGCGTATGATGGAAATATTGCCGAAAAGATGCTCAAGAAGACCAACTTCGACTGTGTGATACTGGATGTGAATTTACCTGGAAAGAACGGTTACAAAATCTGCAAGAACTTTCGCTCATACAATACCCAAACTCCAGTCATTATGCTCACCGCTTTTGACGAGTTGGAAGACAAAATACAAGGTTACGATTGTGGTGCAGATGATTATTTGACCAAACCATTCTACATGCGCGAACTATTGCTTCGAATTCAATCTTTACTAAAACGAAGTGAAAATTTGGGCAAAAATGAATTTGAAAACAACTTATTGGTAGCGGATGATATTGTAATCAACAATGCATCAAAAAAAGTGACCCGACAGGGAAAAGAAGTTCAATTAACACCAAGAGAATTTCAAATTTTACTCAAGCTGGTCGAATGCAAAGGTGAATTGGTTTCCAAGCAAGATTTAGTAAAAGAAATTTGGGGAAATATTGTCGATGCAAATACAAATACCATTGAAGTTTACATCAACTTCCTGAGAGGAAAACTGGATAAACCTTTTGGAAAACAAAGCATCAAAACGAAAATCGGCTACGGCTATTATTTTGATTCTGAATGAAGATTAGAAAAAAAATACTGCTTTACTTTTCCTTGATTATTCCAGCAATTATTGGGATTGCATTCATTGCAATTTATATTCTTTCGGCTGAAAATAGAGAAGAAAGCTTCCAAATGCGTCAGAAAGACAAAATTGCAACCACCTTGGAGATTTTATCCGACATCAAAGAAACAGATGAAGATATCATTGAAGCACTTGATCAAATTTCCATTAATGAATTATACAACGAGAAATTGCTTCTTTTCAATCAAGACAAAAAGCTCATTTACTCCAATATTGTAGACATTCCCGTACCTGTTTCCAAAAACATTCTCATTCAACTGAATCAGAAAACCAAATGGATTGAAACCAAAGATGGATTGTATGATGTGGTTGGAACCTACGTGGAACGAAAAGGGAAAATTTACTACGGAATCAGCAAAGCATATGACGATTTTGGCTATTCCAAATTGCGCTATTTGAAATACATTTTATTCTTGATATTTATCATTATCACGATTATCATTTTACTCGTTTCATTTTACATCGCGCGAAAAATTACTAATCCACTGGAAGATATCACAACGAAAATCAGCGGATACAACTTCACTTCAACCAATCTACAACCCATCGCATTTAAAGACACTCGAGATGAAATTGCTGTTTTAGCAACTGTTTTCAATGAGTTGATGAATCGCATGAATGACGCTTTTGCCTTTCAAAAACACGCTATTCATCATATTTCGCACGAATTAAAAACCCCCATTGCTATCCTGGTTTCCAACTTTGAACGCTTGGAAAAGGAAACAAACTTAGAAGAACTTAAATTGCTAATCCAAAATCAAAAAGAAGACACACTCAGTTTAAGCGAAATCATCAATTCCTTACTGGAAATTTCAAAAATTGAAACCAGCAACCAACTACTCACCGAAAAGTTCCGAATCGACGAATTAATTTTCGATGTTTCAGACAAATTGAAGAACGTTTACCCAGACTTCGTTTTTTCGGTCGATTACGAAGAACCAATACATGAAAACCACTTAGAGATCGTTGGAAACTCGAGACTCATTCAAGCTGCATTATCAAATCTGATGGAAAATTGCATTCATTACAGTTCCAATCGACATGCAAGTATTCGGATTCAAAGTGACCAACAACTAACCCTCATTTTTGAAAATGAAGGAGCGATTATCAATAAACAAGAAATCAGTTACTTGTTTCAACATTTCTTCCGTGGTGGAAACAGCAAAGGAAAAAGAGGCTTTGGCCTAGGTCTTGTTTTTGTGAATAAAATAATTGCAATTCACGGAGGAACAATCACTTACGAATCATTTTTTAAAAAGACCAATCGATTCAAAATCACCTTACCTTAAGCTAAATTTTACTGGCTTTAAGCTCTTTTTAAGCTCCTTCAAGGTTAATTTGTACTTAAAATAAAGTACATGAAACAATTAGCAGCATCGCTCTTTCTGATTCTTTTGGGTTCACTTAAGCTATTTGCGCAAGACACCATTCATCTCAGTATCCGGAAAGCGGATAGTCTCTTTCAGTCAAAAAATTATTACCTCCTCG from Fluviicola taffensis DSM 16823 carries:
- the crtD gene encoding 1-hydroxycarotenoid 3,4-desaturase CrtD is translated as MAKKAIIIGAGIAGIASAIRLTQKGYSVSIFESNGYAGGKLTTLQLGNYRFDAGPSLFTLPHLVDELFEVAGKDPRDYFNYQQLEMLCHYFYEDGTVLHAFADQEKLIKEVESKLNIDSKPLKEYLNHSEIIFERTRHSFLEKSLHKFSSYISLDILKTVTSMRKLNLFETMHEVNEKSLNHPKLVQLFDRFATYNGSNPYKAPGVLNSIPHLEFGIGSFFPTEGMHEILKACMKLAQELGVEFHFNEEVKTIQIKNRKVTGIETETGIHTAELILSNCDVKQTYKQLIPNQKAPEKTMNQEPSSSALIFYWGIQKSFPELDVHNILFSDDYKKEFNAIFDDSTVSDDPTVYIHISSKIVSEDAPIGSENWFIMVNVPSNQGQDWEKLRLKVRQLCIEKINRILKTDIESLIEEEDYLDPIRISERTNSFGGALYGASSNERMAAFFRHPNFSKVKGLYFAGGSVHPGGGIPLCLLSAKIATDLIPNA
- a CDS encoding Crp/Fnr family transcriptional regulator, whose product is MEQKLLAYFSKILPLSQEEIDAIVATLTIKIYPKGSVLLSEGEISSEAYFVLDGCVRQYFLVDGEEKTNNFFTEEQWVISMQSMTYNSPSKHFLACIDECTLVVGNREKEELLYSQFPKLATISRKVMEKVFAEQQELSGSYFTDTPEERYLNLIHTRPELLQRVPQYIIASYIGVKPESLSRIRNRLWL
- a CDS encoding HAMP domain-containing sensor histidine kinase; protein product: MKIRKKILLYFSLIIPAIIGIAFIAIYILSAENREESFQMRQKDKIATTLEILSDIKETDEDIIEALDQISINELYNEKLLLFNQDKKLIYSNIVDIPVPVSKNILIQLNQKTKWIETKDGLYDVVGTYVERKGKIYYGISKAYDDFGYSKLRYLKYILFLIFIIITIIILLVSFYIARKITNPLEDITTKISGYNFTSTNLQPIAFKDTRDEIAVLATVFNELMNRMNDAFAFQKHAIHHISHELKTPIAILVSNFERLEKETNLEELKLLIQNQKEDTLSLSEIINSLLEISKIETSNQLLTEKFRIDELIFDVSDKLKNVYPDFVFSVDYEEPIHENHLEIVGNSRLIQAALSNLMENCIHYSSNRHASIRIQSDQQLTLIFENEGAIINKQEISYLFQHFFRGGNSKGKRGFGLGLVFVNKIIAIHGGTITYESFFKKTNRFKITLP
- a CDS encoding VOC family protein: MGKAIGIGGIFFKFKDEKAMRNWYKEALSLNPNDYGVLFAFNGNSNPRGYLQLGTFPENSDYFGDGNQQAMINFRVEGIESLLVHLQTMGTVICDNIETYEYGKFVHILDPEGNRIELWEPVDTSFDEGTRQEMR
- a CDS encoding NAD(P)-dependent alcohol dehydrogenase — encoded protein: MKAVYCTAYGAPEVLKVVEIQQPTPKEGELLIRIHATAVNSGDVRIRKADPWAVRLIFGFSKPRQPILGGVFSGEVVGIGSGAHQFKVGDSVFGSTGMGFGAYAEFKTLPESGVIAHKPQSLTHLQAASIPFGAMTALHFIQKANIQVGQKVLVYGASGAVGSAAVQLAKHFGAEVTAVCSGANTELMNRIGADKVINYQKEELSIYDESYDVIYEAVNKLRFSQSIKHLKKGGTLILGAAGLSGMLRAGFSRLFGKKVLTGVIKESIHGMNFLNELIETGSYIPIVDRVFSLNEIAQAHEYVDLGHKKGNVVIQVIPTS
- a CDS encoding response regulator transcription factor, whose protein sequence is MKNILLVEDDAILSRNISDALLEENMQVEFAYDGNIAEKMLKKTNFDCVILDVNLPGKNGYKICKNFRSYNTQTPVIMLTAFDELEDKIQGYDCGADDYLTKPFYMRELLLRIQSLLKRSENLGKNEFENNLLVADDIVINNASKKVTRQGKEVQLTPREFQILLKLVECKGELVSKQDLVKEIWGNIVDANTNTIEVYINFLRGKLDKPFGKQSIKTKIGYGYYFDSE